The genomic window AGTTATTCAGTATGGGATAATAAAGCATTTGAATTAGTAAATTTTACCAGAATCAATGTTACTCAATTGAAAAATCAATGGAAGATTAACAATGGATAATTATTTAGAACAAGGCAGAAACATTACAACCGCATTAAACGAATTGGATAAATTTTTTATAGAAATTGATGTACTAAAGGATCTACTAATCAATACATTAGATAAATTTCTTAATAGTAGTACAAAATTTAAAGCTTCGAATCATCAATAAAGTTATCATATTTCAAATAGCGGGTATCTATTCCCTTGGTGTAATATAAGTATCGCCATTTTTGATAAGAAAAGAAGAAAATTAACTGATGATCTAGCTTATAGGTTTATTAACTTCCAATTTTCATTTAGTGATGAAAGTGTTGCAATTCCTAATCAAATAGATAGACCTTTAATTCATATTAGTTCATCAGGTATGAGGCATGGTAGCGAATGGTTTATTAGATATCCAACAGAAGAAATTTTATATTTTGATGAAGAGCTGGATCATTTTCGTTAGAAAATAATGCGATTATTTGGTCAAACTATGACTATGGAGATAAATTTTGGCATTATAGTATCGACTTATTGAAAATAAATTCCCATAACTTCCAAGAACTCTTAATTAACCCCGTATACCGTCTTTTACATGAAGAACCATTACAGATAGTACCAAACTCCGCCTTGGATAATGCTTTAATTCGATACGAAAACTTGGAAAGCATCATAAAATAATAATGTGAAATTAACTCATTAAAATTATTACCAACAATAAACCATAGCCCGCATGAAAGCTGCAGATAGGGTGTGTACGGCACGAACGCACACGGGCTTCGAATGTAAAAAAGGTCGTCTGAAAGAAGTTTCCGGCTTTCAGACGACCTTTTGTCAAATATTATCGGCAGCGGCTCAATGCCAACCTTAAGTCTGATCCTATTTCTTCAGGGCTGTTATCCAATGATAAAATTACATCGTCTGCATCAATGGCATCCCACGCTTCCAGCTTGACATGGCGGCTCGGGCTGATTTTCAGGCAGCCGTTGTGCAGCCAAATATCCCCGCTCATCATGTTTTTAAATAGGGCGCGTCTGGTTTTATAGCCCAAGTTCCCGCATAGGTTGGCAACCCAATCCTCATAGCGTTGCCGAAATTTTTCGGCATCAAAAAAATCTTGGTCTTCCGGACTGTCATAAACGAAAGTCCTGCTGTTCGCCAACGCTTGCAAAACCGTCGCGCCTAAAGTTTCATTGTCGGTATCCAATGGCAGGATATGAGGGGGATATAGGTGATCTATTGCCGTTAACCCCAAACCTGAACATGTTTGAACAATCAGAGCTTCTTCATTAGCATAAAAAACTGCCCAATAATTTTTATCCTGTTTAAAAATCATTATTTGATCTCCGTAATTTTGACTGTAATGTTCGATTTTTGCCATACTCTACCACACGTTGCAACTGCAATCTTTGCTCCTTATTGGTTTGTGCAGCAAGCAGGCCGTAGTCCGCATAAAACCTTAAGGCAGGTTGAGGAAAGGCTTCATGAGCGAATAAAGAAGCAATAAAAAGGTCGTCTGAAATCTTTTCAGACGACCTTTCAAATTACGGTAGAAGCAAATCAAAGATAAACGATTTCGCCGCTACGCCCCCTGCTCTCTTCACTTGCCCACCAAACAAACTGGGGCAATACGTCTTCGTAGTTTTTACGTTCGCTCTTCGATTCGCCGGGATGGGATTTGATGCGCTGCGGAGAATTAATCGGACCGGGGATCAGAACATTGGCACGCAGATTTTCAAAGCGTTCCCATTCGTCGGCGGCAACTTTACACAAATAATTCAATGCGGCTTTGGATGCACCGAAACCGCCCCAGTAAGCTTTCGGGGTTTCGCCGTGGCTTTCGCCGACGAAGATGACGGACGCGTCGGGCGACTGCTTCAGCAACGGAAGCAGCGCGCGGGTCAGACCCATCGGTGCAACGGTGTTGATACGGTATTGGTTGACCCATTCGGCGACGGTTTGAAAATCCAAAGGCGAGAGCGCGTAAAAATAGCTGGCGCAATGGACGATACCGTCGAGTTTCCCCTGAATCGCTTCGCCGATGGTTGCAGCAAACTGCTCGAATTCTTTTTCTTCCGCGCCGATTAAATCGAAACAAATGGCAAACGGCTCGGGACAGCCTGCTTCGACAATCGCATCATAAACTTTTTCCAGCTTTTTTTGATGGCGCGCAACCAGAATAACGGTCGCCCCCGCTTCAGCATAGGCTTTGGCCACTTCTTCACCCAAGCCTTGCGATGCTCCGGTTACCAGAATCGTTTTATTTTGCAATGTCGACATAATTCTTCCTTGATTGTGAAATTTAAGGGATTTAAGATATTTTAACGGTTTGCCGTGTCTTGTAAAGGCAATCGGAATAGGTCGAAACTCGGATTTGAGTTTCAGACGACCTTTATATTAATCCGAAATCTGCCAAACACATTTCCGCCGCCGTCAAACCTGACTGTACCGCCGCTTCCAACGTAGCCGGATAGCGCGAATGCAGGTAGTCGCCTGCCGGATAGATGCGCCGCTGGTGCAACCAAGCAAAGTTGGGAGTATCGGAATCAGGCATGCAGGCTGTGGTCGCGCGTTTTTCGGTGATGACGCGTTCGGCCTCGGGTTCGTCCAAATAAGGGCAGATGCGTTTTACATCGGCATGGACTTTCTCTGCCCATTCTTGGCTTTTGAACGCGCCGACATGGTCGGAAACGCTGATGACGGCGGCGACTTCGTTTGCCGGCAAACCAAGTGCGCCGCGATACACCAGCCATTGCGCCGTACCGTCGGCAAATCCGGTCAGCGGCGCAGGCAGATGGACGGTAACGGCATAGCGCAGATAGACGGTAGTAATTGAGTGATAACGGAGATTTTGATAGGTCGTCTGAATATAGTCGGGAGTATCTTCAGGGAAAAGATGGACGGCATGATACGGCGCAACCGCAACAATGACGGCATCAAAAACCTCATCATTCACAACGACACGTCCGTCAGGAAGGTTTTTCAGACGACCTACGCGGGTTTCAAGACGGATGTCCGCACCGCATTGCTTGAGTTTTGCCACCGCAGGTTCGGCGATGATTGCGCCTAAATCGCGCTTGAGCAAAAGGTAGTCGCTGCCGGATTTATCCGCCCATACGCCGTCGGACAAAACATTGCACAACACCCGCAAACTTGCATGTTCCAACGGCGTATTGAGCGCGCCCCACACCAGCGGCTGCCAAAACTCTGCAACCAGCCTGCGCGGGACATTGCGCTGCCGCAGCCATTGGGCAACGGCCAAATCAGCGCGCTTGCCGCGTGCGTAATGCTGCAACGCAGCCATATCAGATAACAGCTTGGTTTTCAGTGAAAACGAAACGTTTTTAGCACGCAATATGCCGGTCAAAATATGCAGCGGCGAAGGAAGATTGGTACTTTGAAACTGCAAACCTTCATACATATGCCATTGCAGGGGCAAACGGCAAAAAGCAGCTTCAGGGTCAGTACCAATGTGTTCCATCAGCGTCAAGACACCGTGATAAGCACCGAGCAAAATATGCTGCCCATTATCCAGAAAGCTGAATCCGTCGGTATTTCCAGCCAAAGTACGCGCCCTACCCCCAGCCTGCCGACCGGCTTCAAACACAGTAACATCAGCACGGCGCGCCAGCAACACTGCGGCAGACAAACCTGCCCAGCCTGCGCCGACAACGGCAATTTGCGGGCGAAGATGCGGAGTATTCATGGCTTAAATCCGAATAACCAAGTTTTCAGGGCGATACGCTTTTTACGCGGCGAAGGAATGGCAATTTTATAAGTCAAGACGTTTTGCGCGCCGTCGCGGTCGATTTCGTTCAGCAACGCGTAATAAATCGCCGCCATCACCAACCCGACTTTTTGGGATTTTTTATCGGCAGCAGGCAACAGCGACATCGCCTCGCGATAAGTCTCACGGGCGCGTGAAACTTGAAAGCGCATCAGTTCGGTAAAATTATCCGTCGGCTTACACTGCATAATCACGCTTGCAGGCACGTCAAACCGCTGCATTTCCTCCATCGGCAGGTAAATCCGACCGTTGCGTGCATCCTCGCCGACATCGCGGATAATGTTCGTCAGTTGCAGCGCAAGGCCCATTTTATCGGCGTATTCCAGCGTTCGGTCGTCTGAAAATCCCAAAATCCGCGCAATCAGGCAGCCGACTACGCCTGCAACGCGGTGGCAATACAGTTTCAACTCTTCAAAACTACCGTAACGCGCCTGAAGCAAATCCATCTGCATTCCGTCGATTAAGGCTTCCAATTCATATTTCGGCAGCTTGAAGATTTCCTTTATCTGCCGCAAAGCCTGATTGACCGGATGCTCCGGCACCTCGCCACCGAACACCTTGTCCAAATCGCCGCGCCACCAATTCAGCGTTGCCTGCGCCACATTCGGATCGGAGCAGTCATCAACCACATCGTCCAATTCGCGGCAAAAAGCATACAAAACCGTTATCGCATCCCGCTTTTCCTGCGGCAGGAAACGGAAGCCCGACAAAAAACTGGAGCGGCTTTCTTCTGCCTTCTGGCGACAATAATCAAGTCCTTGCACGGCGTGTCCTAAAAATTATCATAATAGTAAAATCAGATTTTATCGGATTTGGGGCAGTAGGGAAATTTCAGACGACCTTTATAAATAAAAGGAATCCGATTATCGCAATTCCCTACCAAACCACTCAACTATCCGCCCGAAATCTGTTAAAATACCGCCCTATCCTAATAAATACAGCATCAAAAGGCACACAATCATGGCTCTTTTGCAGATTTCCGAACCCGGCATGTCCGCCGCTCCGCATCAACACCGTCTCGCCATCGGCATCGACTTGGGTACGACCAACAGCCTGGTTGCTACCGTCCGCAGCGGCAGCCCGGTTTGTCTGACCGATATTGACGGGCGCACCACCCTGCCCTCCGTCGTCCGCTACGGCGAAGGCGACGCCGTCGAAGTCGGCAAAACCGCCCTTTCCGCCCAAAAAACCGACCCGCTGAACACCATCAGTTCCGCCAAACGCCTGATTGGTCGCACGCTGACCGACCTCGCGCATGAGGCGCAATACCTGCCCTACCGGTTCACGCCCAACGAGCGCGTGGTCGAGCTGAACACCCGCCAAGGTGCCAAAACGCCTATCGAAGTGTCGTCTGAAATCCTCAAAGCCCTCAAATCGCGTGCCGAAGAAACATTGGGCGGCGATTTGGTCGGCGCCGTCATTACCGTTCCCGCCTATTTCGACGATGCCCAACGCCAAGCCACCAAAGATGCCGCGCGTTTGGCGGGCTTGAACGTATTGCGCCTGCTCAACGAGCCGACCGCCGCCGCGATTGCCTACGGGCTGGACAACGCCTCGGAAGGTACGTTTGTCGTTTACGACTTGGGCGGCGGTACGTTCGACGTATCCGTATTGCAACTGACCAAAGGGCTGTTTGAAGTCAAAGCCACCGGCGGCAACAGCGCATTGGGCGGCGACGATTTCGACCACCGCCTGTTCTGCCACCTGCTTGAACAAAACGACCTTTCCAAACTCAACGAGCGCGACAGCCAGCTTCTGCTTTCCCTTGTCCGCGCTGCCAAAGAACAACTGACCGGCCAAACCGAAGCCGTCGTCGAAGCCACGCTTTCAGACGGCCGCAAAATCCATACCGTCATTACCCGCCAAGAATTTCACCACCTGACGCAAAATCTGGTGCAAAAAACCATAGAGCCGGTTAAACAAGCCCTGAAAGACGCTGGCGTGACCAAAGCCGACATCAAAGGCGTAATTATGGTCGGCGGTTCTACCCGTATGCTGCACGTTCAACAAGCGGTCGCCACCTTCTTCGGACAAACCCCGCTGAACAACCTCAACCCCGACGAAGTCGTCGCGCTCGGCGCCGCCATACAGGCGAACGTCCTTGCCGGCAACAAAACCGACGGCGAATGGCTGCTGCTGGACGTTACCCCCTTGTCGCTCGGTTTGGAAACCTACGGCGGACTCGCCGAAAAAATCATCCCGCGCAATTCCACCATCCCCACCGCACGCGCGCAGGATTTCACCACCTTCAAAGACGGTCAAACCGCCATGACGATACACGTCGTACAAGGCGAGCGCGAACTCGTTTCCGACTGCCGCAGCCTTGCCAAATTCACCCTGCGCGGCATTCCGCCCATGACCGCAGGCGCAGCGCGTATCCGCGTTACCTTCCAAGTGGACGCCGACGGCTTGCTGTCCGTTTCCGCACAAGAACAAAGCACCGGCGTACAGGCGCAAATCGAAGTCAAACCTTCCTACGGTTTGGACGACGACACCATCACCCAAATGCTCAAAGACAGCATGAGCAACGCCGCCGAAGACATGGCGGCACGCGCCCGTGCCGAAGCCGTGGTCGAAGCCGAAAGCCTGACCGGTGCCGTCAACGCCGCCCTTGAATTGGATAGCGATTTGCTGGATGCCGAAGAGCTTGCACAAATCCAACAAGACATCGCCGATTTGCAAGGTCGTCTGAAAGACGGCAACGCCGAAGACATCCGCGCCGCCGTCGCCAAACTCAGCCGCAGCACCGACAACTTCGCCGCCAAACGTATGAACCGCAACATCCAACGTGCGCTGACAGGGCAAAGTGTGGACGATATTTGACGGCAAACAGTTTCAGACGACCTTGTAAAACACAAGGTCGTCTGAAAATCTAATATCCCAACCGATCCGATTTCTTCTATGCGACTCTGGCACCAAACCCTCATCCCGCTACTCCCCCGCGCCCAGCTTTTGGGGCAACACCGCGAATGCGCCGCCCTGCGCGGAGCAGGCTGGGGCAGGCCGCACGCGACGGTGAATTACGTCTTCACCCATTCGCCTGACAAGCTCTATCTGTATCACGCGCTGATTATGGAAGAAATGGAAAAACGCGGTTACAAACCCGACCCGTTGTGGAAAGACCCGCTGTACCGCGGCAAAGCGGTTGCCCCTTATCCCGCACACGATATCGAAGCCGCCGATTCACCGATTTACCCCGAACACGATGATGCGTATCTAGACGAATGTCTGGAAAATTTAAAAAGCAAAGGTATCATGTTATAAACGGTTTCAGACGACTCCTTCATTACAAAAGGTCGTCTGAAAACGACTGACAAACCCTATCCACCCATTACAAGAGACAATAAAAATGCCCAAAATCACCGTACTCCCACACGCCGTATTATGTCCCGAAGGCGCAGTCATTGAAGACGCACCCGAAGGCAAAACCGTCCTTGACGTACTGCTCGACCACGACATCGAAGTCGATCACGCCTGTGAAAAATCCTGCGCCTGCACCACCTGCCACGTCATCATCCGCAAAGGCTTCGACAGTTTGGAAGAGCCGAGCGATCTGGAAGAAGACCTGCTCGACCAGGCATGGGGCTTGGAAGCCGACTCGCGCCTGAGCTGTCAGGCAGTGGTTGCCGACGAAGACTTGGTGGTGGAAATCCCCAAATACACCATCAACCACGCGCGCGAAGATCATTGATGCAAAGAGGTCGTCTGAAACGGATACAGCAATGTTCAGACGACCCCTGCCAAATTTTGAGCAAACAAAAAGTCGTCTGAAACTGCCTTACCGACCGTTTTCAGACGACCTTCCGTCAAATCGCTGCCAAATCGTTTATTTGGAACGTGGAACGACAAATCTCAAGCGGGAGATCTTCATTGACGCAGCGGCTTGGGCAACAGGGTAGCGTTCCACTTCACCTTTAACATTGATCATACTGAGGCGGCTGCCGCGGCGGGTAATAATGCTCTTAGGTTCGGGCTTCGGTGCCGGTTCGTTTTTTGTTGCGGTTGTAACGGATTTCGGCGGTTCGGGGACATATCCCGCCAAGCCGAAGCGTTTGATGATTTTATTTGCGGCATCCATATAACGCTGTTTTGCTTCTTCGTTTTCCACCGCCATATCGTCAAGCGCCACAGACACGTCGTTGCCGCAGCCGACAATACGTTCCGCAATACGCGAATACACCATCCAGCGTTTCAAACGCAAAGCGCCCGCATCTTCGTCCGGCGCAGCGGCATCCAAAGCAATCATGCCGTAACGCTTGCCATAACGGAGGCGCAGCGAAAGCCGCTTCAGCCCCTCGCTCTCGTCCAGCATCTGATAAAGCTCGCGGATAAGCAGCAGCAGGCGGTCGAACACGCCCGCTTTAGCAAGATAATTAGGATCATCGGAGGCGAGCGCGTAAATAAGTTTGGATAATTTGGCATTGAGTGCGTTGTTCATCGATTTTCCTGTTATTCATACTATAATGGATTTCTTTAAGAACCATTCCAAATGATTTGGTTGCATGACAAAGTGTAAATTTTCCTTAGTGAAAGTCAGAAAAATGTATTAACGTACGCCTTGAAAATATTACATAGGAAAATACCATATGCGATTTCAGACGCATTAATCATTGCCGACACAAATTTCCCCCAAAGCATTAAAACCTAAACAAGCCATCCCGAATCAAACCATTCGGACACTCCAAAAGGAACGACATCATGAAATGGACAGACACCCAACGCATCGCCGAGGAACTTTACGACCTGCACGGCGACAGCATCGACCCGAAAACCGTTCGCTTCACCCAACTGCGCGACCTGATTATGGCGCTGCCCGACTTCGACGACGATCCCGCACGCTGCGGCGAACGCATCCTCGAAGCTGTGCAACAGGCATGGATTGAAGAGGCTGAGTGAGGCAACATCATTTGCAAGCTAAAAACCAAGACGTCGTCTGAAAATTTTTCAGACGACGTTTGAATGGGTTGATAGCCAACTCAAGCGCGAAACATCTTATTGCTTTTGCGTTACCAACAAGAATACAAGCCATTGAAATCCATTTAATTTCAAAGTATTCCCACACATCAGAATATGTATTTTCTCCCCGGCTTGCCCTCATATGAATAGAGGCAAACATAATGGCAACCATATTAAAATAATTCATAAACTTTCTGAAAATTTTGAATTTGACTCATACACAAGGCAAATTTATCATACAAGCCTGAAAACGTTTAAAAAAGACAACCGAGGTACACAGCCAATGAGTTACGCAAAAGAAATCAATGCGTTAAACAACAGCCTTTCCGACTTGAAAGGCGACATCAACGTTTCGTTCGAATTTTTCCCGCCGAAAAACGAACAAATGGAAACCATGCTGTGGGACTCCATCCATCGCCTGCAAACCCTGCATCCCAAATTCGTCTCCGTAACCTACGGCGCAAACTCCGGCGAACGCGACCGTACGCACAGCATCGTCAAACGCATCCAACAGGAAACCGGCTTGGAAGCCGCGCCACATCTGACCGGCATCGACGCCTCTCCCGACGAATTGCGCCAAATCGCCAAAGACTATTGGGACAGCGGCATCCGCCGTATTGTCGCCCTGCGTGGCGACGAGCCACCCGGTTATGAGAAAAAACCGTTTTACGCCGAAGATTTGGTCAAACTCCTGCGCTCCGTCGCCGACTTCGACATCTCCGTAGCGGCATATCCGGAAGTGCATCCCGAAGCAAAATCCGCACAAGCCGACCTGATCAATCTGAAGCGCAAAATCGATGCGGGTGCAAACCACGTCATCACCCAATTCTTCTTTGACGTAGAACGCTACCTGCGCTTCCGCGACCGCTGCGTGATGTTGGGCATCGATGTCGAAATCGTTCCCGGCATCCTGCCTGTTACCAACTTCAAGCAACTCGGCAAAATGGCGCAAGTAACCAACGTCAAAATCCCGAAATGGCTGTCGCAAATGTATGAAGGCTTGGACGACGACCAAGGCACGCGCAATCTGGTGGCGGCAAGTATCGCCATTGACATGGTCAAAGTCCTGTCCCGCGAAGGCGTGAAAGATTTCCACTTCTACACGCTCAACCGCAGCGAGCTGACTTACGCTATCTGCCATATTTTAGGCGTGCGTCCTTAAAGCCGAAAACGGTTTCAGACGACCTCAGGGGTCGTCTGAAAAACAAAACGCCGCCCCATCCGCCCTATTCTGATTTACAATACCGACCGATTCGGATTGAACCGGTCCTTACAAAATCCAACTGGAGAGTTCAACATGACAACATTACATTTCTCAGGCTTCCCGCGTGTCGGCGCCTTCCGTGAATTGAAATTCGCCCAAGAAAAATACTGGCGCAAAGAAATCAGCGAACAAGAGCTGCTCGACGTCGCCAAAGACCTGCGCGAAAAAAACTGGAAACACCAAGCCGCTGCCAACGCCGATTTCGTTGCCGTAGGCGATTTCACTTTCTACGACCACATCCTCGACCTGCAAGTCGCTACCGGCGCGATTCCCGCCCGTTTCGGCTTCGACAGCCAAAACCTGTCTTTGGAACAATTCTTCCAACTTGCGCGCGGCAACAAAGACCAATTCGCCATCGAAATGACCAAATGGTTCGACACCAACTATCACTACTTGGTGCCTGAATTCCATGCCGATACCGAATTCAAAGCAAACGCCAAACACTACGTTCAACAACTGAAAGAAGCCCAAGCTCTCGGTCTGAAAGCCAAACCGACCATCGTCGGCCCGCTGACCTTCCTGTGGGTCGGTAAAGAAAAAGGCGCAGTCGAATTCAACCGCCTGAGCCTGTTGCAAAAACTGCTGCCCGTTTACGTTGAAATCCTGAACGCTTTGGTTGAAGCCGGTGCCGAATGGATTCAAATCGACGAGCCTGCTTTGGCTGTTGACCTGCCTAAAGAATGGGTAGAAGCCTACAAAGACGTTTACGCCACTTTGAGCAAAGTAAACGCCAAAATCCTGTTGAGCACTTACTTCGGTTCCGTTGCCGAACACGCCGCATTGCTGAAAGCCCTGCCCGTTGACGGTCTGCACATCGACTTGGTACGCGCTCCTGAACAACTGGATGCGTTCGCCGACTACGACAAAGTCCTGTCTGCCGGCGTTATCGACGGCCGCAACATCTGGCGCGCCAACCTGAACAAAGTTTTGGAAACTGTCGAGCCTCTGAAAGCCAAACTGGGCGAGCGTTTGTGGATTTCCAGCTCTTGCTCGCTGTTGCACACCCCATTTGACTTGTCAGTTGAAGAAAAACTGAAAGCCAACAAACCTGACCTGTACTCCTGGTTGGCATTTACCCTGCAAAAAACCCAAGAATTGCGCGTTCTGAAAGCCGCATTGAACGAAGGTCGCGATTCCGTTGCCGAAGAACTTGCCGCCAGCCAAGCTGCCGCTGATTCACGCGCCAACAGCAGCGAAATCCACCGTGCAGACGTCGCCAAACGCCTTGCCGACCTGCCTGCCAACGCAGACCAACGCAAATCACCGTTTGCCGACCGCATCAAAGCGCAACAAGCATGGTTGAACCTGCCCCTGCTGCCGACGACCAACATCGGTTCTTTCCCGCAAACCACCGAAATCCGCCAAGCACGCGCAGCCTTCAAAAAAGGCGAACTGTCTGCCGCCGATTACGAAGCCGCGATGAAAAAAGAAATCGCCTTGGTGGTTGAAGAGCAAGAAAAACTGGACTTGGACGTACTGGTACACGGCGAAGCCGAGCGTAACGACATGGTCGAATACTTCGGCGAACTGCTGAGCGGTTTTGCATTCACCCAATACGGCTGGGTACAAAGCTACGGTTCACGCTGCGTGAAACCACCGATTATCTTCGGTGACGTAAGCCGCCCAGAAGCCATGACTGTCGCTTGGTCTACTTACGCACAAAGCCTGACCAAACGCCCGATGAAAGGCATGTTGACCGGTCCTGTAACCATCCTGCAATGGTCTTTCGTCCGCAACGACATTCCGCGCGCTACCGTGTGCAAACAAATCGCACTGGCTCTGAACGACGAAGTATTGAATCTGGAAAAAGCAGGCATCAAAGTCATCCAAATCGACGAACCTGCCATCCGCGAAGGCCTGCCTTTGAAACGCGCCGATTGGGATGTCTACCTGAACTGGGCCGGCGAATCCTTCCGCCTGTCCTCCAGCGGTTGCGCAGACAGCACACAAATCCACACCCATATGTGCTACTCCGAGTTCAACGACATCCTGCCCGCCATCGCAGCTATGGACGCCGACGTCATCACCATCGAAACTTCACGTTCCGACATGGAACTCTTGACCGCGTTCGGCGAATTCAAATACCCGAACGACATCGGGCCGGGCGTTTACGACATCCACAGCCCGCGCGTACCGACAGAAGCCGAAGTGGAACACCTGTTGCGCAAAGCCATCGAAGTCGTACCGGTTGAACGCCTGTGGGTGAACCCGGACTGCGGTCTGAAAACAC from Neisseria sp. DTU_2020_1000833_1_SI_GRL_NUU_006 includes these protein-coding regions:
- a CDS encoding contact-dependent growth inhibition system immunity protein, with the protein product MIFKQDKNYWAVFYANEEALIVQTCSGLGLTAIDHLYPPHILPLDTDNETLGATVLQALANSRTFVYDSPEDQDFFDAEKFRQRYEDWVANLCGNLGYKTRRALFKNMMSGDIWLHNGCLKISPSRHVKLEAWDAIDADDVILSLDNSPEEIGSDLRLALSRCR
- a CDS encoding TIGR02328 family protein; this encodes MRLWHQTLIPLLPRAQLLGQHRECAALRGAGWGRPHATVNYVFTHSPDKLYLYHALIMEEMEKRGYKPDPLWKDPLYRGKAVAPYPAHDIEAADSPIYPEHDDAYLDECLENLKSKGIML
- the metF gene encoding methylenetetrahydrofolate reductase, producing the protein MSYAKEINALNNSLSDLKGDINVSFEFFPPKNEQMETMLWDSIHRLQTLHPKFVSVTYGANSGERDRTHSIVKRIQQETGLEAAPHLTGIDASPDELRQIAKDYWDSGIRRIVALRGDEPPGYEKKPFYAEDLVKLLRSVADFDISVAAYPEVHPEAKSAQADLINLKRKIDAGANHVITQFFFDVERYLRFRDRCVMLGIDVEIVPGILPVTNFKQLGKMAQVTNVKIPKWLSQMYEGLDDDQGTRNLVAASIAIDMVKVLSREGVKDFHFYTLNRSELTYAICHILGVRP
- the iscX gene encoding Fe-S cluster assembly protein IscX, which gives rise to MKWTDTQRIAEELYDLHGDSIDPKTVRFTQLRDLIMALPDFDDDPARCGERILEAVQQAWIEEAE
- a CDS encoding SDR family oxidoreductase, translating into MSTLQNKTILVTGASQGLGEEVAKAYAEAGATVILVARHQKKLEKVYDAIVEAGCPEPFAICFDLIGAEEKEFEQFAATIGEAIQGKLDGIVHCASYFYALSPLDFQTVAEWVNQYRINTVAPMGLTRALLPLLKQSPDASVIFVGESHGETPKAYWGGFGASKAALNYLCKVAADEWERFENLRANVLIPGPINSPQRIKSHPGESKSERKNYEDVLPQFVWWASEESRGRSGEIVYL
- the hpnD gene encoding presqualene diphosphate synthase HpnD, which gives rise to MQGLDYCRQKAEESRSSFLSGFRFLPQEKRDAITVLYAFCRELDDVVDDCSDPNVAQATLNWWRGDLDKVFGGEVPEHPVNQALRQIKEIFKLPKYELEALIDGMQMDLLQARYGSFEELKLYCHRVAGVVGCLIARILGFSDDRTLEYADKMGLALQLTNIIRDVGEDARNGRIYLPMEEMQRFDVPASVIMQCKPTDNFTELMRFQVSRARETYREAMSLLPAADKKSQKVGLVMAAIYYALLNEIDRDGAQNVLTYKIAIPSPRKKRIALKTWLFGFKP
- the fdx gene encoding ISC system 2Fe-2S type ferredoxin, with product MPKITVLPHAVLCPEGAVIEDAPEGKTVLDVLLDHDIEVDHACEKSCACTTCHVIIRKGFDSLEEPSDLEEDLLDQAWGLEADSRLSCQAVVADEDLVVEIPKYTINHAREDH
- the hpnE gene encoding hydroxysqualene dehydroxylase HpnE; its protein translation is MNTPHLRPQIAVVGAGWAGLSAAVLLARRADVTVFEAGRQAGGRARTLAGNTDGFSFLDNGQHILLGAYHGVLTLMEHIGTDPEAAFCRLPLQWHMYEGLQFQSTNLPSPLHILTGILRAKNVSFSLKTKLLSDMAALQHYARGKRADLAVAQWLRQRNVPRRLVAEFWQPLVWGALNTPLEHASLRVLCNVLSDGVWADKSGSDYLLLKRDLGAIIAEPAVAKLKQCGADIRLETRVGRLKNLPDGRVVVNDEVFDAVIVAVAPYHAVHLFPEDTPDYIQTTYQNLRYHSITTVYLRYAVTVHLPAPLTGFADGTAQWLVYRGALGLPANEVAAVISVSDHVGAFKSQEWAEKVHADVKRICPYLDEPEAERVITEKRATTACMPDSDTPNFAWLHQRRIYPAGDYLHSRYPATLEAAVQSGLTAAEMCLADFGLI
- the hscA gene encoding Fe-S protein assembly chaperone HscA; its protein translation is MALLQISEPGMSAAPHQHRLAIGIDLGTTNSLVATVRSGSPVCLTDIDGRTTLPSVVRYGEGDAVEVGKTALSAQKTDPLNTISSAKRLIGRTLTDLAHEAQYLPYRFTPNERVVELNTRQGAKTPIEVSSEILKALKSRAEETLGGDLVGAVITVPAYFDDAQRQATKDAARLAGLNVLRLLNEPTAAAIAYGLDNASEGTFVVYDLGGGTFDVSVLQLTKGLFEVKATGGNSALGGDDFDHRLFCHLLEQNDLSKLNERDSQLLLSLVRAAKEQLTGQTEAVVEATLSDGRKIHTVITRQEFHHLTQNLVQKTIEPVKQALKDAGVTKADIKGVIMVGGSTRMLHVQQAVATFFGQTPLNNLNPDEVVALGAAIQANVLAGNKTDGEWLLLDVTPLSLGLETYGGLAEKIIPRNSTIPTARAQDFTTFKDGQTAMTIHVVQGERELVSDCRSLAKFTLRGIPPMTAGAARIRVTFQVDADGLLSVSAQEQSTGVQAQIEVKPSYGLDDDTITQMLKDSMSNAAEDMAARARAEAVVEAESLTGAVNAALELDSDLLDAEELAQIQQDIADLQGRLKDGNAEDIRAAVAKLSRSTDNFAAKRMNRNIQRALTGQSVDDI